The following proteins are encoded in a genomic region of Mycolicibacterium rutilum:
- a CDS encoding HugZ family pyridoxamine 5'-phosphate oxidase, whose translation MATRDHGDPGDAPSVPPPLTEIVNPVRPSAAEEARTIAASTNVGTLATLTGDGDPWASFVTYGLLDGAPVLCVSNLAEHGRNLAGDPRASIAIVAPSAQSDPLASARITLAGVASRPEGDELAAAREAHLAAVAAAKYYIDYSDFTLWLLRVNRVRWVGGYGRMASTSGEDYTAAQPDPVAPRAAGAVEHLNADHADSLVAMAKVLGGYPDTTAATCTGADRYGLDLRLQTARGMAYTRIGYATPIDSIGELRSATVELARRARQA comes from the coding sequence GTGGCAACTCGCGATCATGGCGACCCCGGCGACGCGCCGAGCGTGCCGCCCCCGCTGACGGAGATCGTCAATCCCGTTCGCCCGTCGGCGGCCGAGGAAGCCAGAACCATCGCCGCGTCCACCAACGTCGGCACGCTGGCGACGCTGACCGGCGACGGCGACCCGTGGGCGTCGTTCGTGACCTACGGACTGCTCGACGGCGCTCCCGTGCTGTGCGTGTCCAACCTCGCCGAGCACGGCCGCAACCTCGCGGGCGACCCGCGAGCCAGCATCGCGATCGTCGCGCCGAGCGCGCAGTCCGATCCGCTGGCGAGCGCCCGGATCACGCTGGCCGGGGTGGCCTCGCGCCCGGAGGGCGACGAGTTGGCCGCCGCGCGCGAGGCGCACCTGGCAGCCGTCGCGGCCGCGAAGTACTACATCGACTACAGCGACTTCACGCTGTGGCTGCTGCGGGTGAACCGGGTGCGCTGGGTCGGCGGGTACGGGCGGATGGCCTCGACGTCCGGCGAGGACTACACCGCCGCGCAGCCCGACCCGGTGGCGCCGCGGGCGGCCGGGGCGGTCGAGCACCTCAACGCCGACCACGCCGACTCGCTGGTGGCGATGGCCAAGGTGCTCGGCGGCTATCCGGACACCACCGCGGCGACCTGCACCGGCGCCGACCGGTACGGCCTCGATCTGCGCCTTCAGACCGCGCGCGGCATGGCCTACACCCGCATCGGCTACGCCACCCCGATCGACTCGATCGGCGAATTGCGTTCGGCCACCGTGGAGCTGGCGCGCCGCGCCCGACAGGCCTGA
- a CDS encoding ABC transporter ATP-binding protein, whose product MTDGVAVELNDLTRSYGTVKALDGLTLHIEPGELVALLGPSGCGKTTALRILAGLDQATSGAVSVGGRDISRVPANKRDMGMVFQAYSLFPHLTVLDNVAFGLKMRGKVKAERTSRAAEMLELVGLSAHTHKYASELSGGQQQRVALARALAIQPRVLLLDEPLSALDAKVRTQLRDEIRRVQLEVGTTTLFVTHDQEEALAVADRVGVMSQGKLEQLAAPADLYANPATPFVAEFVGLNNKVPGQVSDGRVRLLDTSVPTLPGSIASGAGLAMVRPESVTVTADPAGGATVSSVAFLGPVSRVYTTLPDGTVVGAQLGSSAARAFAPGDSVRVGVESDGVLVVPAP is encoded by the coding sequence ATGACCGACGGAGTGGCCGTCGAACTCAACGACCTGACCCGGTCGTACGGTACGGTCAAGGCCCTCGACGGGCTGACGCTGCACATCGAACCGGGCGAACTCGTTGCGCTGCTGGGCCCGTCGGGCTGCGGCAAGACCACCGCGCTGCGGATATTGGCGGGTCTCGACCAGGCCACCTCGGGCGCGGTGTCGGTCGGCGGCCGCGACATCAGCCGGGTGCCCGCCAACAAGCGCGACATGGGCATGGTGTTTCAGGCCTACAGCCTGTTCCCGCACCTGACCGTGCTCGACAACGTCGCATTCGGATTGAAGATGCGCGGAAAAGTTAAGGCGGAGAGGACGTCTCGGGCCGCCGAGATGCTGGAGCTGGTCGGGTTGTCGGCGCACACGCACAAGTACGCCAGCGAGCTGTCCGGCGGGCAGCAGCAGCGCGTGGCGCTGGCCCGCGCGCTGGCGATCCAGCCGCGGGTGCTGCTGCTCGACGAGCCGCTGTCGGCGCTGGACGCCAAGGTGCGCACCCAGCTGCGCGACGAGATCCGCCGGGTGCAACTCGAGGTCGGCACCACCACGCTGTTCGTCACCCACGACCAGGAGGAGGCGCTCGCCGTCGCCGACCGGGTGGGCGTGATGAGCCAGGGCAAGCTCGAGCAACTGGCCGCGCCCGCCGACCTCTACGCCAACCCGGCCACCCCGTTCGTCGCGGAGTTCGTCGGGCTGAACAACAAAGTGCCGGGCCAGGTTTCGGACGGCCGGGTGCGGCTGCTCGACACATCGGTGCCGACGCTGCCCGGATCGATCGCGTCCGGCGCCGGGCTGGCGATGGTGCGCCCGGAGTCGGTGACGGTGACGGCGGACCCGGCCGGCGGCGCGACGGTCAGCTCGGTGGCGTTCCTCGGCCCGGTGTCGCGGGTGTACACGACGCTGCCCGACGGCACCGTGGTCGGCGCGCAGCTGGGCAGTTCGGCGGCGCGGGCGTTCGCGCCCGGCGACTCGGTGCGCGTCGGTGTGGAGTCCGACGGCGTCCTGGTCGTGCCCGCCCCCTAG
- a CDS encoding ABC transporter permease — protein sequence MNGGRVIRGVLWVAFALFFLFPLYAMADFSTRNLIAGGRTLRAWANLVADDALYQAIVVSLLLAVLTVLAMLVLLLPTMIWVRLRAPWARGLVEFLCLLPLTIPALVIVVGLRNVYLWVTYFLGESALTLTFVYIVLVLPFAYRALDAALSAIDLQTLTEAARSLGAGWATTILRVVVPNIWSGILSASFISIAVVLGEYTIASLSGYQTLQVQIVAIGKSDGPTSVAASLAVLLLAFVLLLVLSLVTRGRRRVQGVTA from the coding sequence ATGAACGGCGGCAGGGTGATTCGCGGTGTGCTGTGGGTGGCCTTCGCGCTGTTCTTCCTGTTCCCGCTCTACGCGATGGCCGACTTCTCGACACGCAACCTGATCGCGGGCGGCCGGACGCTGCGCGCGTGGGCCAACCTGGTCGCTGACGACGCGCTGTATCAGGCCATCGTGGTGTCGCTGCTGCTGGCCGTGCTCACCGTGCTGGCGATGCTGGTGCTGCTGCTGCCGACGATGATCTGGGTGCGGCTGCGGGCGCCGTGGGCGCGGGGGCTGGTGGAGTTTCTGTGCCTGCTGCCGTTGACGATTCCCGCGCTGGTGATCGTGGTCGGGCTGCGCAACGTCTACCTGTGGGTGACGTACTTCCTCGGGGAGTCCGCGCTGACGCTGACGTTCGTCTACATCGTGCTGGTGCTGCCGTTCGCGTACCGGGCGCTGGACGCGGCGCTGTCCGCGATCGACCTGCAGACGCTGACCGAGGCCGCCCGGTCGCTGGGCGCCGGGTGGGCGACGACGATCCTGCGGGTGGTGGTGCCCAACATCTGGTCGGGCATCCTGTCCGCGTCGTTCATCTCGATCGCCGTGGTGCTCGGCGAGTACACGATCGCCTCGCTGAGCGGATACCAGACGCTGCAGGTGCAGATCGTGGCGATCGGCAAGTCCGACGGCCCGACGTCGGTGGCGGCGTCGCTGGCGGTGCTGCTGTTGGCGTTCGTCCTGCTTCTGGTGTTGTCGCTCGTCACCCGCGGGCGCCGAAGGGTTCAAGGAGTCACCGCATGA
- the treS gene encoding maltose alpha-D-glucosyltransferase gives MDQLSGVKASDASADHDPAEGSHVEDGVVEHPTAEDFGHARVLPEDRTWFKRAVFYEVLVRAFYDSNSDGVGDLRGLTEQLDYIKWLGVDCLWLPPFYDSPLRDGGYDIRDFYRVLPEFGTVDDFVELLDAAHRRGIRVITDLVMNHTSDQHAWFQESRRDPDGPYGDFFVWSDTSDKYSDARIIFVDTEESNWTFDPVRRQFYWHRFFSHQPDLNYDNPAVQEAMLDVLRFWLDIGIDGFRLDAVPYLFEREGTNCENLPETHAFLKHCRKVIDDEYPGRVLLAEANQWPADVVEYFGDPKTGGDECHMAFHFPLMPRIFMAVRRESRFPISEILAQTPDIPEMAQWGIFLRNHDELTLEMVTDEERDYMYAEYAKDPRMKANVGIRRRLAPLLDNDRNQMELFTAMLLSLPGSPVLYYGDEIGMGDIIWLGDRDAVRTPMQWTPDRNAGFSTATPGRLYLPPNQDAIYGYQAVNVEAQRDISNSLLNWTRTMLAVRRRHDAFAIGTFHELGGSNPSVLTYVREVEKDDGTKDTVLCVNNLSRFPQPIEMNLQAYNGYTPVEMTGYVEFPPIGQLPYLLTLPGHGFYWFSLKAPEFEPGEHP, from the coding sequence ATGGACCAACTCAGCGGTGTCAAAGCATCCGACGCGTCCGCCGACCACGACCCGGCGGAGGGCAGCCATGTCGAGGACGGGGTCGTCGAACACCCCACCGCCGAGGACTTCGGTCACGCGCGAGTGCTGCCCGAGGACCGCACGTGGTTCAAGCGCGCCGTCTTCTACGAGGTGCTGGTGCGCGCGTTCTACGACTCCAATTCCGACGGCGTCGGCGACCTGCGCGGGCTGACCGAACAGCTCGACTACATCAAATGGCTTGGCGTGGACTGCCTTTGGCTCCCGCCGTTCTACGATTCACCGCTGCGCGACGGCGGCTACGACATCCGCGACTTCTACCGGGTGCTGCCGGAGTTCGGCACCGTCGACGACTTCGTCGAACTCCTCGACGCCGCGCACCGCCGCGGCATCCGGGTCATCACCGACCTGGTCATGAACCACACCTCCGATCAGCACGCCTGGTTTCAGGAGTCCCGACGGGACCCCGACGGACCGTACGGAGACTTCTTCGTCTGGAGCGACACCAGCGACAAGTACTCCGACGCCCGCATCATCTTCGTCGACACCGAGGAGTCGAACTGGACGTTCGACCCGGTGCGACGCCAGTTCTACTGGCACCGGTTCTTCAGCCACCAGCCCGACCTCAACTACGACAACCCCGCCGTGCAGGAGGCGATGCTCGACGTCCTGCGCTTCTGGCTCGACATCGGCATCGACGGGTTCCGCCTCGACGCGGTGCCCTACCTGTTCGAGCGTGAGGGCACCAACTGCGAGAACCTGCCGGAGACGCACGCGTTCCTCAAGCACTGCCGCAAGGTCATCGACGACGAGTACCCGGGCCGGGTGCTGCTGGCCGAGGCCAACCAGTGGCCCGCCGACGTGGTCGAGTACTTCGGCGACCCGAAGACCGGCGGCGACGAATGCCACATGGCGTTCCACTTCCCGCTGATGCCGCGCATCTTCATGGCGGTCCGCCGCGAATCCCGCTTCCCGATCAGCGAGATCCTCGCGCAGACGCCCGACATCCCGGAGATGGCGCAGTGGGGCATCTTCCTTCGCAACCACGACGAGTTGACGTTGGAGATGGTCACCGACGAAGAGCGCGACTACATGTACGCCGAGTACGCCAAGGACCCGCGGATGAAGGCCAACGTCGGCATCCGCCGGCGGCTGGCGCCGCTGCTGGACAACGATCGCAACCAGATGGAGTTGTTCACCGCGATGCTGCTGTCGCTGCCTGGCTCGCCGGTGCTCTACTACGGTGACGAGATCGGGATGGGCGACATCATCTGGCTCGGCGACCGCGACGCGGTGCGCACCCCGATGCAGTGGACGCCGGACCGCAACGCCGGGTTCTCCACCGCGACGCCGGGCCGGCTGTATCTGCCGCCGAACCAGGACGCCATCTACGGCTATCAGGCGGTGAATGTCGAAGCGCAGCGCGACATCTCGAACTCGCTGCTGAACTGGACGCGCACCATGCTGGCGGTGCGCCGCCGCCACGACGCGTTCGCGATCGGCACCTTCCACGAGCTGGGCGGGTCGAATCCGTCGGTGCTGACCTACGTGCGTGAGGTCGAGAAGGACGACGGGACGAAGGACACCGTGCTGTGCGTCAACAACCTGTCGCGCTTCCCGCAGCCCATCGAGATGAACCTGCAGGCCTACAACGGCTACACACCGGTGGAGATGACCGGGTACGTTGAGTTCCCGCCCATCGGCCAGCTGCCCTACCTGCTGACCCTGCCCGGACACGGCTTCTACTGGTTCTCGTTGAAAGCCCCCGAATTCGAGCCTGGAGAGCACCCATGA
- the pyrE gene encoding orotate phosphoribosyltransferase: protein MSAAPGRPATWQAAFDLIATRGHERREEPFKLASGQLSHDYIDGKFAIDTGERLTVVSRAVAELAELHGIDFDAVGGLTMGADPLAHGVAMVTGKAWFSVRKEQKQRGREQWIEGTRLQPGTRVLLVDDVISTGGSTEIAFDRVTAVGAVVAGVIPMVDRGDIAAKRFAARDVPFVALVTYRDLGIEPVQDV, encoded by the coding sequence ATGTCTGCAGCCCCCGGACGACCGGCCACCTGGCAAGCCGCGTTCGACCTCATCGCCACCCGCGGCCATGAGCGTCGCGAGGAGCCGTTCAAGCTGGCCAGCGGTCAGCTCAGCCACGACTACATCGACGGCAAGTTCGCGATCGACACCGGCGAGCGGCTGACCGTCGTCAGCCGCGCGGTCGCCGAGCTGGCCGAGTTGCACGGCATCGACTTCGACGCCGTCGGCGGGCTCACCATGGGCGCCGACCCGCTGGCGCACGGCGTCGCGATGGTCACCGGCAAGGCGTGGTTCTCGGTGCGCAAGGAGCAGAAGCAGCGCGGCCGCGAGCAGTGGATCGAGGGCACCCGGCTCCAACCGGGCACCCGGGTGCTGCTGGTCGACGACGTGATCAGCACCGGCGGGTCGACCGAGATCGCGTTCGACCGGGTGACCGCGGTGGGCGCGGTGGTGGCCGGCGTGATCCCTATGGTGGACCGCGGCGACATCGCGGCCAAGCGGTTCGCGGCGCGCGACGTGCCGTTCGTCGCACTGGTCACCTACCGCGATCTGGGCATCGAGCCGGTCCAGGACGTCTAG